A window of the Butyricimonas faecalis genome harbors these coding sequences:
- a CDS encoding type I phosphomannose isomerase catalytic subunit — MLYPLKFHPILKKKIWGGERLAYKSKEHEESIGESWEISAVEDNISVVSNGILADNDLQELIEVYMGDLVGDHIYEKFGIEFPLLIKYIDANDDLSIQVHPDDKTAKERHNAYGKTEMWYIVDAEKDASLVLGFNQEIDKATYLQALHQNKLMDLLNVQKVKKGESFFIPAGLVHAIGKGCLIAEIQQTSDITYRIYDYNRKDANGNTRELHTDLATDVIDYSYQPQHRVNYTPQDNQSTRLVKCPYFTTNLLVFDRDIEKEYVHLDSFVIYMCLQGTFTITTGECDPVLVNKGETVLIPACFKNLTLYPDDITQILEIYVEE, encoded by the coding sequence ATGTTATACCCGTTAAAATTCCATCCAATTCTCAAAAAAAAGATATGGGGAGGTGAAAGATTAGCTTACAAAAGTAAAGAACACGAAGAATCCATTGGTGAAAGCTGGGAAATATCGGCCGTGGAAGACAATATTTCGGTGGTTTCAAACGGAATCCTTGCTGACAACGATTTGCAAGAGCTAATCGAAGTGTACATGGGCGACCTTGTCGGAGATCATATTTACGAGAAATTCGGGATTGAATTTCCTCTATTAATTAAATATATCGATGCGAACGATGACCTGTCCATCCAAGTTCACCCGGATGACAAGACCGCAAAAGAACGCCATAACGCCTACGGCAAAACCGAAATGTGGTACATTGTCGACGCGGAAAAGGATGCCTCCCTCGTGTTGGGATTCAATCAGGAAATAGACAAGGCAACCTATCTTCAGGCATTACACCAAAACAAACTCATGGATTTATTGAATGTCCAGAAAGTGAAAAAGGGGGAAAGCTTCTTTATTCCCGCCGGACTGGTACACGCTATCGGGAAAGGATGCTTGATTGCGGAGATTCAACAAACTTCCGACATCACGTACCGGATTTACGACTATAACCGGAAGGACGCTAACGGGAACACCCGCGAACTGCACACGGATCTAGCCACCGATGTGATCGATTATAGCTATCAACCACAACACCGGGTAAACTATACCCCTCAGGACAATCAATCCACAAGACTCGTGAAATGCCCCTATTTCACTACAAATCTACTTGTTTTTGACCGGGATATTGAAAAAGAGTATGTTCACCTCGACTCATTTGTTATCTACATGTGTCTGCAAGGCACATTCACCATCACAACCGGTGAATGTGACCCGGTGTTAGTCAACAAAGGGGAAACCGTTCTTATTCCCGCTTGCTTTAAAAATCTCACACTATACCCCGATGATATAACGCAAATCTTAGAAATATACGTGGAAGAGTAA
- a CDS encoding alpha/beta fold hydrolase yields MKLFFRTIGEGTPLIILHGLWGASENWLPIAHLLEDKFQVILPDVRNHGQSPHDEAMNYEVMSNDVIELIEDLKLPVRPHIMGHSMGGKIVMALLLKRPELVNKAIVVDIAPISYSQRDGGSHNRIIDFMTNFDLSRLHSREEIKEAIRQHFRTERSQQLFLKNIKKTPSGFEWKINHQVISKHFDEISGCPSSLPYKTYDKEILFIKGEQSNLITGMECLQKEFPAARLIELPQCGHWIHSEQPEKLVQAVRNFLLE; encoded by the coding sequence ATGAAATTATTTTTTCGTACCATTGGAGAGGGGACTCCTTTAATTATACTACACGGTTTATGGGGGGCATCTGAAAATTGGCTCCCCATTGCCCATCTATTAGAAGATAAATTCCAAGTCATTTTACCGGATGTCCGTAATCACGGTCAATCCCCCCACGACGAGGCTATGAATTACGAAGTGATGAGTAATGATGTCATCGAACTCATTGAAGACCTGAAACTCCCCGTACGGCCTCATATCATGGGACACTCCATGGGTGGCAAGATCGTGATGGCTTTGTTACTCAAAAGACCGGAACTCGTGAATAAAGCCATTGTCGTGGATATCGCCCCGATATCGTATTCCCAACGAGATGGGGGAAGCCATAACCGGATTATCGATTTCATGACAAATTTCGATCTTTCCCGTTTACACAGCCGTGAAGAAATCAAGGAGGCCATTCGGCAACATTTCAGAACGGAACGTTCTCAACAGTTGTTTTTGAAAAATATTAAAAAGACGCCTTCCGGTTTCGAGTGGAAAATCAACCACCAAGTCATCAGTAAACACTTTGACGAGATTAGCGGTTGTCCGTCTTCACTACCCTACAAGACGTACGATAAAGAAATCCTGTTCATTAAAGGCGAACAATCCAACTTGATCACCGGAATGGAATGCCTGCAAAAAGAATTTCCGGCTGCCCGCCTTATCGAACTTCCACAGTGTGGACATTGGATTCATAGCGAACAACCGGAAAAACTGGTTCAGGCAGTTAGAAATTTTCTTCTAGAATAA
- a CDS encoding SUMF1/EgtB/PvdO family nonheme iron enzyme, whose protein sequence is MNKRLNLFLLLSGLLSMIAGCSEESFNSDTTGSGDIRFDIGFTSAARVATDAEFESTWEKGDAIGIFAYDANNNLVLNNAKVTYDGSEWNSSDGLYWKGKTLKFYAYYPYDATVSDPADITFQVKSDQSGTTGEDNDKQSNYSLSDLMTATNTQGLSVGSTVSLSFKHEFVMIQVEVPAQALGKGLGASENMTVSLKGVQTGATLNLTSENTPIVQTKTETGNVKMYLTGKPGTDGYNNYTYRAVIPVQTLQGGSDLFLISNEGVLYKGSGPDAELELQAEKAVIFTRSLPNDIKNLHRVLIPAGKFMMGDAESIYASMKPVHEVTLSHDFYMTKYEITNAQYAAFLNATGVGEDGKGQVSYPDGKGNEQTEEQALIKIDTDGVNYENGTWKPQDGKDDFPVINVTWYGAKAYADWVGGSLPTDAQWEYACRAGTTTTYSFGDDSNELGTYAWFSYNSGRKTHEVGTKAPNSWGLYDMHGNVNEWCADWFDYYSDDAVTDPTGPATGSFRIARGGSYTGNPQMCSSAYRLNRKPDEINTTYGFRVVFLP, encoded by the coding sequence ATGAACAAACGATTGAATTTATTCCTGTTATTGTCCGGCTTGCTTTCCATGATAGCCGGTTGCAGCGAAGAAAGCTTTAACAGCGATACGACCGGAAGCGGGGACATACGTTTCGATATCGGGTTCACTTCCGCCGCGAGAGTAGCAACAGACGCGGAATTTGAAAGTACCTGGGAGAAAGGCGACGCTATCGGTATTTTTGCCTACGACGCCAATAACAATTTAGTTCTCAATAACGCAAAAGTGACCTATGACGGTTCCGAATGGAATAGTAGTGACGGTTTGTACTGGAAAGGCAAAACATTGAAATTCTATGCCTATTATCCTTACGACGCAACGGTATCCGATCCGGCAGACATTACATTTCAAGTAAAATCAGACCAAAGCGGTACGACGGGCGAGGACAATGATAAACAATCCAATTACAGCCTTTCCGATCTGATGACAGCAACGAACACGCAGGGCCTATCAGTAGGTTCTACAGTTTCCCTGTCATTTAAACATGAATTTGTCATGATCCAAGTAGAAGTTCCGGCTCAGGCACTGGGGAAAGGTTTGGGTGCGAGCGAAAACATGACCGTAAGCCTTAAAGGTGTACAGACAGGAGCAACACTAAATCTAACAAGCGAGAATACTCCCATCGTGCAAACAAAAACCGAAACGGGGAACGTGAAAATGTACCTTACCGGAAAACCGGGTACGGATGGTTACAACAATTACACGTACCGGGCAGTCATTCCCGTACAGACGCTACAAGGCGGTTCGGATTTGTTCCTGATTTCTAACGAGGGGGTACTTTACAAAGGTAGCGGTCCTGATGCGGAGTTGGAATTGCAAGCCGAAAAAGCAGTAATTTTTACCCGTTCGTTGCCGAACGATATTAAAAATTTGCATAGGGTACTTATTCCTGCCGGCAAGTTTATGATGGGTGATGCAGAGAGTATTTACGCATCTATGAAGCCCGTTCATGAAGTAACCTTATCGCATGATTTTTATATGACCAAATACGAGATAACCAACGCCCAGTATGCAGCTTTCCTAAATGCAACGGGAGTCGGAGAAGACGGTAAGGGACAGGTTTCCTATCCCGACGGAAAGGGCAATGAGCAGACAGAAGAACAGGCGTTGATTAAGATAGATACAGATGGAGTGAACTACGAAAACGGTACGTGGAAACCGCAAGACGGCAAGGATGATTTTCCTGTCATTAACGTAACATGGTACGGAGCTAAGGCTTATGCCGACTGGGTAGGCGGCAGTTTGCCAACCGATGCGCAGTGGGAGTATGCCTGCCGTGCAGGAACTACGACAACATACTCTTTCGGAGACGACAGCAACGAACTCGGTACATATGCATGGTTCAGCTACAACTCGGGAAGAAAAACACACGAAGTCGGAACCAAGGCTCCCAACTCGTGGGGACTTTACGACATGCACGGAAACGTGAATGAGTGGTGTGCCGATTGGTTCGATTACTATTCAGACGATGCTGTTACCGATCCTACAGGGCCTGCAACAGGTAGTTTCCGCATAGCGCGCGGCGGCTCATATACAGGGAATCCGCAGATGTGCAGTTCGGCCTATCGTCTCAACCGCAAACCAGATGAAATAAACACCACCTATGGTTTCCGTGTGGTCTTTTTGCCTTAG
- a CDS encoding helix-turn-helix domain-containing protein, which yields MEHMIYSYSLCVALPLMLFFGFSFLFSKTPDKNIFNNYLRSRRIMGVALLLLAVNYSMHFFFEIRYLNPNAAILMNLTTYFLCYWLFSSALTSLLNRFYITRKRFGIHIGMWISFSLLSGIVLFVLPEGMVQKVGLIAMAIWLIIYGLVLSRRLLLAYKKAVTILNNSFSDDIGTYIHWMSVFTYWAIIFGVGCGALTFLPDKYIFIWILSSVPFYIYLYICYQNYLLFYEQVENAMENEMPSENEVLYTPEQEDGNTHELPGNSTEIIGKRINAWINMDKYVHPGLTITELSKELHTNRTYLSTYINTEYNMSFRNWITELRMEYAKRKIIQYPEKTIVEIAGISGFLSMSHFIKTFKEKEGCSPSTWKKTNQGNKKKADHETC from the coding sequence ATGGAGCACATGATATATAGTTATTCACTTTGCGTTGCCTTGCCGTTGATGTTATTCTTCGGCTTTTCTTTTTTGTTCTCAAAAACTCCGGACAAAAATATTTTTAATAATTATCTGCGCTCACGACGTATTATGGGGGTAGCCCTGTTGTTGCTCGCGGTGAACTACTCCATGCACTTTTTCTTCGAAATCAGGTATCTGAATCCTAACGCAGCTATATTGATGAACCTGACCACCTATTTCTTGTGTTACTGGCTCTTCAGTTCGGCACTGACGTCTCTGCTCAACCGATTCTACATTACGCGGAAAAGGTTTGGCATCCATATCGGCATGTGGATATCGTTCTCATTACTTTCCGGGATCGTACTATTTGTCCTGCCCGAAGGGATGGTACAAAAGGTGGGCTTGATCGCCATGGCGATATGGCTGATCATTTATGGCCTTGTTTTGTCCCGAAGACTTCTTCTCGCCTACAAAAAGGCCGTTACGATTTTAAACAATTCTTTTTCGGATGACATCGGGACATACATCCATTGGATGTCCGTCTTTACCTATTGGGCCATCATATTCGGCGTAGGATGCGGGGCGCTAACTTTTCTCCCGGACAAATATATTTTTATATGGATTCTTTCTTCAGTTCCATTTTACATTTACCTCTATATCTGTTACCAGAATTACCTGCTGTTTTACGAGCAAGTGGAAAACGCGATGGAAAATGAAATGCCTTCGGAAAATGAAGTCTTATACACCCCTGAACAGGAAGACGGGAATACCCATGAGTTGCCCGGTAACTCGACCGAAATAATCGGGAAGAGAATCAACGCGTGGATAAACATGGACAAGTATGTTCATCCGGGACTTACCATAACAGAACTCTCTAAAGAGCTTCACACAAACCGTACTTACCTTTCGACATATATAAACACGGAGTATAATATGTCTTTCCGCAACTGGATTACCGAACTGCGCATGGAATATGCCAAGCGAAAGATTATTCAATACCCTGAGAAAACCATTGTTGAAATAGCCGGGATATCAGGCTTTTTGTCAATGAGCCATTTCATAAAGACATTCAAAGAAAAAGAGGGTTGTTCTCCGTCCACATGGAAGAAGACGAATCAAGGGAACAAGAAAAAAGCAGATCATGAAACGTGCTAA
- a CDS encoding succinate dehydrogenase/fumarate reductase iron-sulfur subunit, whose translation MADKILKELTLKIWRQKDAKSKGGFETYKIHDISTGSSFLEMLDILNEQLVSENKEPVAFDHDCREGICGTCSLFIDGRAHGPDDDVTTCQLHMRRFEDGATITIEPWRCGAFPVIKDLIVDRGAYEKILQAGGYVSVNTGGVPDGNAIPIAKPAADEAMDAAACIGCGACAATCKNSSAMLFVAAKVSQLALLPQGKIEAARRAKAMVAKMDELGFGNCTNTGACESECPKSISIEHIARLNREFLKAKLKD comes from the coding sequence ATGGCAGATAAAATATTAAAAGAACTAACCCTAAAGATCTGGCGTCAAAAAGATGCAAAATCAAAAGGTGGGTTTGAAACTTACAAGATTCATGATATTTCAACCGGTAGCTCATTCCTTGAAATGCTTGACATTTTGAATGAACAACTGGTTAGCGAGAACAAAGAACCGGTGGCTTTCGATCACGATTGTCGCGAAGGTATCTGTGGAACCTGTAGTTTATTCATCGATGGACGCGCACACGGACCAGATGATGACGTGACCACTTGTCAATTACACATGCGCCGTTTCGAGGATGGGGCAACCATCACGATCGAACCGTGGCGTTGCGGGGCTTTCCCAGTAATCAAAGACTTGATCGTAGACCGCGGTGCTTATGAGAAAATTCTGCAGGCTGGAGGATACGTTTCAGTAAACACCGGTGGTGTTCCTGACGGAAATGCAATTCCAATCGCCAAGCCGGCTGCCGACGAGGCTATGGATGCAGCCGCTTGTATCGGTTGCGGAGCTTGTGCCGCCACTTGTAAGAACTCTTCAGCCATGCTTTTCGTGGCTGCAAAAGTTTCTCAGTTGGCCCTTCTTCCGCAAGGGAAAATCGAAGCTGCTCGCCGTGCTAAAGCGATGGTGGCTAAAATGGATGAACTCGGATTCGGTAACTGTACCAACACGGGTGCCTGCGAATCAGAGTGTCCGAAGAGCATCTCTATCGAGCATATCGCTCGCTTGAACAGAGAGTTCTTGAAAGCTAAATTGAAAGACTAG
- a CDS encoding fumarate reductase/succinate dehydrogenase flavoprotein subunit, which produces MTELNAKIPAGPLAQKWSNHKAHINVVSPANKRKLDVIIVGTGLAGGSAAASLAELGYNVTTFCYQDSPRRAHSIAAQGGINAAKNYTNDNDSIYRLFYETIKGGDYRAREANVYRLAEVSNAIIDQCVAQGVPFARDYGGLLDNRSFGGALVSRTFYARGQTGQQLLLGCYGAMNRQIEKGKIKSYTRHEVLDVVIVDGKARGVIARDLVTGKIERFGAHAVVLATGGYGNVFFLSTNAMGCNGSAAWQAYKRGAMFGNPCFVQIHPTCIPVHGDQQSKLTLMSESLRNDGRVWVPKKLEDAKKLQAGTLNPNDIPDEDRDFYLERRYPAFGNLVPRDVASRAAKERCDAGFGVNNTGKAVFLDFKYAIERLGRHVIEERYGNLFQMYEKITAVDPYHNPMMIYPAIHYSMGGLWVDYNLMTTIPGLYAIGECNFSDHGANRLGASALMQGLADGYFVLPYTIGDYLAHDIQTPKIKTNTPEFDAAEKNVTDRLRKLYDIKGTKSPDHFHKMLGHIMWDYIGMAREAEGLKKAIQLIAELKEEFYKDLRITGEFTAMNNELEKAGRVADFIDIAHLMALDALNRNESCGGHFRLESVTEEGEAKRDDEHYQYVSVWEYKGDDKEPELHKEDLVFENIQVAQRSYK; this is translated from the coding sequence ATGACAGAATTAAACGCTAAAATACCAGCAGGCCCACTAGCCCAGAAATGGTCGAATCACAAAGCCCATATCAATGTTGTGAGCCCTGCTAACAAAAGAAAACTTGATGTTATTATCGTGGGTACTGGACTTGCCGGAGGATCGGCTGCTGCCAGTCTTGCTGAACTAGGATACAATGTAACCACATTCTGCTATCAAGACTCTCCCCGTCGTGCACACTCTATCGCTGCACAAGGTGGTATCAACGCTGCCAAGAATTACACGAATGATAACGACTCTATATATAGGCTATTTTATGAAACTATCAAAGGTGGTGACTACCGTGCTCGTGAAGCTAACGTGTATCGTTTGGCAGAGGTAAGTAATGCCATCATTGACCAGTGTGTGGCTCAAGGTGTACCGTTTGCCCGTGATTACGGCGGTCTTTTGGACAACCGTTCTTTCGGAGGAGCATTGGTTAGCCGTACATTCTATGCTCGCGGTCAGACCGGACAACAATTGTTGTTAGGATGCTATGGGGCAATGAACCGCCAGATTGAAAAAGGCAAAATCAAATCATATACCCGTCACGAAGTGCTGGATGTTGTTATCGTGGACGGAAAAGCAAGAGGTGTTATTGCCCGTGACTTAGTCACTGGAAAGATCGAACGCTTCGGTGCTCATGCCGTGGTACTGGCTACCGGAGGATACGGAAACGTGTTCTTCTTGTCAACCAATGCTATGGGATGTAACGGTAGTGCTGCTTGGCAAGCTTACAAACGCGGTGCCATGTTCGGAAATCCTTGTTTCGTGCAAATCCACCCGACTTGTATCCCCGTACACGGAGACCAACAAAGTAAGTTGACTTTGATGTCCGAATCATTACGTAATGACGGACGTGTTTGGGTTCCGAAAAAATTGGAAGATGCCAAGAAATTACAAGCCGGCACGTTAAACCCGAACGATATTCCGGACGAGGATCGTGACTTCTACCTGGAACGTCGTTACCCGGCATTCGGGAACTTGGTTCCGCGTGACGTGGCATCCCGTGCCGCTAAAGAGAGATGCGACGCCGGATTCGGAGTAAACAACACCGGTAAAGCCGTGTTCCTGGACTTCAAATACGCTATCGAACGTTTAGGAAGACACGTGATCGAGGAACGTTACGGAAACTTGTTCCAGATGTACGAAAAGATCACTGCTGTTGACCCGTACCACAATCCGATGATGATTTACCCGGCTATCCACTACTCTATGGGAGGTCTTTGGGTTGACTATAACTTGATGACTACCATCCCGGGATTGTACGCTATCGGAGAATGTAACTTCTCTGACCACGGTGCAAACCGTTTGGGAGCATCTGCTTTGATGCAAGGCTTGGCTGACGGTTATTTCGTGTTACCGTACACGATTGGAGATTATCTCGCCCATGATATTCAAACCCCGAAAATCAAAACAAATACACCGGAATTCGACGCGGCCGAAAAGAATGTTACCGATCGTCTGCGTAAATTGTACGACATCAAGGGTACGAAATCACCGGATCACTTCCACAAAATGTTGGGACACATCATGTGGGATTACATCGGAATGGCTCGCGAGGCCGAGGGCTTGAAGAAAGCAATCCAATTGATTGCCGAATTGAAAGAAGAGTTTTACAAGGATTTGCGCATAACCGGAGAGTTTACTGCGATGAACAACGAGCTTGAAAAAGCCGGACGTGTGGCAGACTTCATCGATATCGCACACTTGATGGCTTTGGATGCCTTGAATCGTAACGAATCCTGTGGAGGTCACTTCCGCTTGGAATCAGTTACCGAGGAAGGTGAAGCAAAACGTGATGACGAGCACTATCAGTACGTTTCCGTTTGGGAATACAAGGGAGATGACAAAGAACCTGAATTACACAAGGAAGACCTTGTATTTGAAAACATCCAAGTAGCTCAACGTTCTTATAAATAA
- a CDS encoding succinate dehydrogenase cytochrome b subunit — protein sequence MSNFLTSSIGKKIILSLSGLFLIAFLCVHLALNLLLIVDNSGDLFNIGAHFMATNPIIKIVEPILAIGFIIHIILASILTLQNRSARPIKYDLRRQSGNCTWSSRNMYILGGLVLIFLLVHLWNFWWKIKFAGDPLLAEINVDGTAMENTYALVSGLFKSSIIYCLLYILGGIFLGLHLTHGFWSAFQSIGFCNQIWRKRLECLAKIFAFIIAAGFSIIPLYFMLGLAN from the coding sequence ATGAGTAATTTCTTAACATCGTCGATCGGGAAAAAGATCATTCTGAGTTTATCAGGCCTTTTTCTTATTGCGTTTTTGTGCGTCCACTTAGCACTGAATCTACTTTTGATTGTAGATAATAGTGGAGATTTGTTTAATATCGGAGCCCATTTCATGGCTACAAATCCTATCATTAAAATCGTAGAGCCGATTCTTGCCATAGGATTCATTATCCATATCATCTTGGCTTCTATCCTGACTCTTCAAAACAGAAGCGCACGTCCTATCAAGTACGATCTTCGCAGACAATCAGGGAATTGTACATGGTCATCCAGAAACATGTACATCTTGGGTGGTTTGGTTTTGATCTTCTTACTTGTTCACCTTTGGAACTTCTGGTGGAAAATCAAGTTTGCCGGGGATCCTCTTTTAGCAGAGATCAACGTAGACGGTACTGCCATGGAAAACACCTACGCTTTGGTTTCCGGACTATTTAAATCAAGTATCATCTATTGCTTGCTTTACATCTTGGGAGGTATCTTCTTGGGATTGCACTTGACCCACGGTTTCTGGTCTGCTTTCCAATCTATCGGTTTCTGTAACCAAATTTGGAGAAAAAGACTGGAATGCTTGGCTAAAATCTTCGCTTTCATCATTGCTGCAGGCTTTAGCATCATTCCGCTTTATTTCATGCTTGGACTGGCAAACTAA